In a genomic window of Salvelinus alpinus unplaced genomic scaffold, SLU_Salpinus.1 scaffold_755, whole genome shotgun sequence:
- the LOC139567478 gene encoding bifunctional purine biosynthesis protein ATIC-like, with amino-acid sequence MAITLAVSSSGGVTLLRAAAKNHARVTIVCDPADYQLVAVEMDRSEGKDTTLDTRKTLALKTCLPTSTVNREDVE; translated from the exons ATGGCGATTACCCTGGCTGTGTCCTCCTCAGGTGGGGTAACCCTGCTCCGAGCAGCGGCCAAGAACCACGCCCGCGTAACCATTGTGTGCGACCCTGCCGACTACCAGCTGGTCGCTGTGGAGATGGATCGTTCCGAGGGCAAAGACACCACCCTGGACACCCGCAAGACTCTGGCCCTGAAG ACATGTCTGCCAACCTCAACTGTGAACAGAGAGGATGTTGAGTGA